In Brachypodium distachyon strain Bd21 chromosome 2, Brachypodium_distachyon_v3.0, whole genome shotgun sequence, one genomic interval encodes:
- the LOC112270761 gene encoding meiotically up-regulated protein C8C9.04-like, translating to MTYCQFYGSRSYLVLARVGDNEYSCECGKMKRDRLLCCHILKVFTHLGIDEIPGRYNMRRWTQNAIPREVARPDETQPDALPPESLKQIRMANLSVKYGELARISCCSDAANAIAEKYIRVTKTEITHLNLMRRKDAKRRRETAAREASAASASSAPATTHAATPPAPATAPRPATTSGGAPATTAPTPATTAASTVSGAATVPAPATATSGCAPATASHRPATTTTCPATATASAASGATTASASIDPNRVRNPDRCLTKGRPRAKRYENALELHPKKKNKCAFCSSDEHNSARCPWKLA from the coding sequence ATGACGTACTGTCAATTCTATGGCAGTAGAAGTTACTTGGTTCTTGCTCGAGTAGGCGACAATGAGTACAGTTGTGAGTGTGGTAAGATGAAGCGGGATAGGTTGCTGTGCTGCCACATCTTGAAAGTGTTTACTCACCTTGGGATTGATGAGATACCGGGGCGGTATAACATGAGGAGATGGACGCAGAATGCTATCCCGCGGGAAGTTGCTCGTCCAGATGAGACGCAACCAGATGCCCTCCCGCCGGAATCATTGAAGCAAATAAGGATGGCAAATTTGTCTGTCAAATATGGTGAACTTGCTAGGATCAGTTGTTGTTCGGATGCAGCGAACGCCATAGCGGAGAAATACATCCGCGTGACAAAGACTGAAATAACTCATCTGAACTTGATGAGGAGGAAAGATgcaaagaggaggagggagacagCAGCACGTGAAGCAAGCGCAGCAAGCGCATCATCTGCCCCGGCGACTACCCATGCAGCTACACCACCTGCCCCCGCAACTGCACCGCGCCCTGCAACAACTTCAGGTGGTGCTCCAGCAACTACAGCCCCAACCCCCGCAACAACAGCCGCCTCAACAGTGAGTGGTGCAGCGACGGTGCCTGCCCCCGCAACTGCAACTTCTGGTTGTGCTCCAGCAACTGCGTCACACCGCCCCGCAACTACAACCACATGCCCCGCAACAGCAACAGCCTCAGCGGCGAGTGGTGCAACGACGGCATCGGCTTCAATCGACCCTAATCGTGTGAGGAACCCAGACAGGTGCCTGACAAAAGGGCGGCCCCGGGCGAAGCGTTACGAGAATGCACTTGAACTACacccaaagaagaagaacaagtgTGCTTTTTGTAGCTCTGATGAGCACAACTCTGCCAGGTGCCCTTGGAAGCTGGCCTAG
- the LOC100831538 gene encoding protein FAR1-RELATED SEQUENCE 5 → MLDLNEIPCDLDDEFRGCVEPAYCTPAIPIAVHEEVGESPATIRIADNEPLIGAPIAGDSTAVADDTNVVAEDNVGVAEETTGVACDAPDNIEQEIECSSQPQEPFLGMRFDTLAGAKAHYNAYARVMGFSIKSNTSRRSAYTNLVEKQQFVCNRFRKPKPVDDAAGKSYNPTGNSSRARRDESSSDEEHVDAPNEDPLLVRKVVKKRRRESIKQTGCKAKMTVKLIDGRWEVIFFVADHNHELITKPSLTKYLLSHKNISLEEETFLRILDDCNLETGQMMTLMSTFYANGFIVPYTTKTISNFRSKIRSERKGDDMAETVSYFMAKQKEDPSFYFNVKLDEDERVELLFWVDGVARKAYKESYHDCISFYTTYLTNQYNMPFAPFIGINRHGQSFMLGCGFMRDETASSFDWLFQQYLDAMGGQAPLNIITDQDYAMRASIANVFPNTVHRNCRWHIMKKAQEKLGSFLGRRPAVSQDYNECVDMSMTPDEFEQKWAAFLAKHQLEEHADFAHLYNIRRTWVPCYFRDCFFPFLKSTQRSEGFNAVLKRYVNPHNSILNFVKQYEKIQVKILVKEGGNNYMTNHLTQATWSSYPIEKQAFTTYTMTSM, encoded by the exons ATGCTGGACTTGAACGAAATCCCATGTGACCTAGATGATGAGTTTAGAGGATGTGTTGAACCAGCCTATTGCACCCCAGCTATCCCGATTGCTGTGCATGAGGAAGTGGGAGAGTCTCCTGCGACTATTCGCATTGCTGATAACGAACCCTTGATCGGGGCGCCTATCGCTGGAGACAGTACTGCAGTTGCTGATGACACCAATGTAGTTGCTGAAGACAATGTGGGAGTTGCTGAAGAAACTACTGGAGTTGCTTGTGATGCTCCTGACAACATTGAGCAAGAGATTGAATGCTCCTCTCAGCCACAAGAGCCGTTCTTGGGCATGCGGTTTGACACCCTGGCCGGTGCCAAGGCGCATTACAATGCTTATGCGCGTGTGATGGGTTTTTCTATCAAATCAAACACATCAAGGCGGTCGGCGTACACAAATCTGGTGGAGAAGCAGCAGTTTGTTTGCAACAGATTTAGAAAGCCCAAACCTGTGGACGATGCTGCTGGCAAATCATATAATCCCACCGGCAACTCATCTAGGGCACGTCGCGATGAGAGTTCTAGTGATGAGGAACATGTGGATGCGCCTAATGAGGATCCGTTGCTGGTTAGGAAGGTGGTGAAAAAAAGGAGACGAGAGTCGATCAAGCAAACGGGATGCAAAGCGAAGATGACGGTGAAACTAATTGATGGAAGGTGGGAGGTCATATTTTTTGTGGCGGATCACAACCATGAGTTGATAACCAAGCCCTCCCTCACAAAATACCTGCTGTCACACAAGAATATATCGCTCGAAGAAGAGACGTTCCTGAGAATATTGGACGACTGCAATCTTGAGACAG GTCAGATGATGACGCTCATGTCCACGTTCTATGCAAATGGGTTTATTGTGCCGTATACCACAAAAACAATCAGCAACTTCCGCTCGAAGATCAGGTCTGAGAGGAAGGGTGATGACATGGCTGAAACGGTGTCATACTTCATGGCGAAACAGAAAGAGGACCCATCCTTCTACTTCAATGTGAAACTGGATGAGGACGAgagggtggagttgctgtttTGGGTTGATGGCGTAGCGAGGAAAGCATATAAAGAGTCTTACCACGATTGCATATCGTTTTACACCACCTACCTCACGAACCAATACAACATGCCTTTTGCCCCCTTCATTGGCATCAACCGGCACGGGCAATCCTTCATGTTGGGTTGCGGATTCATGAGGGATGAGACGGCTTCGAGCTTTGATTGGCTGTTTCAGCAATATCTGGATGCAATGGGTGGGCAAGCTCCCCTGAATATAATAACTGATCAGGACTATGCTATGAGGGCCTCGATTGCAAACGTGTTCCCAAACACCGTCCATCGCAATTGTCGATGGCATATCATGAAGAAGGCACAGGAGAAGCTCGGGTCTTTTTTGGGTAGGAGGCCTGCTGTGTCGCAAGACTACAATGAGTGTGTTGATATGAGTATGACTCCAGATGAGTTTGAGCAGAAATGGGCAGCTTTTCTTGCGAAGCACCAGCTAGAGGAGCATGCTGACTTTGCGCACCTCTACAACATAAGGAGGACATGGGTGCCGTGTTACTTTCGGGATtgcttcttccccttcctcaaATCCACACAGCGAAGCGAGGGGTTCAATGCTGTTCTCAAGCGCTATGTGAATCCTCATAACTCGATCCTCAACTTTGTGAAGCAATATGAGAAGATCCAGGTTAAGATCCTCGTGAAGGAAGGGGGCAACAACTACATGACAAATCATCTAACGCAAGCTACCTGGTCATCCTACCCCATTGAGAAGCAGGCGTTCACAACTTACACCATGACATCTATGTGA
- the LOC100846186 gene encoding protein MIZU-KUSSEI 1, whose protein sequence is MLRYSTPQHTPPMSPLRGNGPLTPRTPIGGALFPDNHLPPPSPRPPITLTAPPSSKKKRRRGASTRAGSLRAIRAVRALFRSLPILASPTACRLSFPHHSSLGLPRPSSRARASAHHDGHVSGASRTTGTLFGHRRARVTLAVQETPGSVPILLLELAMQTGRFMQEMGAEHLRVALECDKKPPGAPGAGIGRTRLLDEPLWTAYVNGRKIGYAVRREPTEDDLTVMQLLRTVSVGAGVLPSDVMGGAGCAQGQADAGDLAYMRARFDRVVGSRDSESLYMLNPDGNNGPELSIFFIRI, encoded by the coding sequence ATGCTACGCTACAGTACGCCGCAGCACACGCCGCCGATGTCGCCGCTGCGAGGCAACGGGCCGCTGACGCCCCGCACCCCGATCGGCGGCGCGTTGTTCCCCGACAACCacctgccgccgccctcgccccgGCCCCCCATCACGCTCACCGCGCCCCCGTCCAGCAAGAAGAAGCGTCGCCGGGGCGCGTCCACGCGCGCCGGGTCCCTCCGCGCCATCCGCGCCGTGCGCGCGCTCTTCCGCTCCCTCCCGATCCTGGCGTCCCCCACGGCGTGCCGCCTGAGCTTCCCCCACCACAGCAGCCTGGGCCTCCCGCGGCCGTCGTCGAGGGCCCGGGCCTCGGCCCACCACGACGGGCACGTGAGCGGCGCGTCCCGGACCACGGGGACCCTGTTCGGGCACCGCAGGGCGCGGGTGACGCTGGCGGTGCAGGAGACCCCCGGGAGCGTGCCGAtcctgctgctggagctggcGATGCAGACGGGGCGGTTCATGCAGGAGATGGGCGCCGAGCACCTGCGGGTGGCGCTCGAGTGCGACAAGAAGCCGCCCGGCGCTCCCGGCGCCGGTATCGGGCGCACGCGGCTGCTGGACGAGCCGCTCTGGACGGCGTACGTCAACGGGCGCAAGATCGGGTACGCCGTGCGGCGGGAGCCCACGGAGGACGACCTCACCGTCATGCAGCTGCTGCGGACCGTgtccgtcggcgccggcgtgctGCCAAGCGACGTCATGGGAGGAGCAGGATGCGCCCAGGGGCAGGCAGACGCCGGCGACCTCGCCTACATGCGCGCGCGCTTCGATCGCGTCGTGGGGTCCCGGGATTCTGAGTCCTTGTACATGCTTAATCCTGATGGGAACAATGGGCCAGAGCTTAGCATCTTCTTCATTAGGATATGA